The following are encoded together in the Bacillus sp. V2I10 genome:
- a CDS encoding glyceraldehyde-3-phosphate dehydrogenase produces the protein MKAKIAINGFGRIGRMVFRKAIFEEDLSIVAINASYPAETLAHMIKYDTNHGKFEGEVIPFDDYLLVNGQKIQLLNFRDPRDLPWGLMDIDIVIEATGKFNDGEKAMYHVQAGAKKVVLTAPGKNEDVTIVMGVNEEAYNNEQHVIISNASCTTNCLAPVVKVLDEQFGIENGLMTTVHAYTNDQKNIDNPHKDLRRARACGQSIIPTTTGAAKALSLVLPHLQGKLHGMALRVPTPNVSLVDLVVDVKRDVTVEEVSSAFMTAASGPLQGVLDFTTEPLVSVDFNTNSHSAIIDGLSTIVMAGRKIKVLAWYDNEWGYSCRVVDLVQFVASKMKRLSAV, from the coding sequence ATGAAAGCGAAGATTGCCATTAACGGTTTTGGTCGCATTGGGAGAATGGTATTTAGAAAAGCAATCTTTGAAGAGGATTTATCGATTGTAGCGATTAACGCCAGCTATCCGGCTGAGACGTTGGCGCACATGATAAAATATGATACAAATCACGGGAAATTCGAGGGTGAAGTTATTCCATTCGATGATTATTTACTTGTAAATGGACAAAAAATCCAGCTGTTAAATTTCAGAGATCCCAGGGATTTGCCATGGGGATTAATGGATATTGATATCGTCATTGAAGCAACGGGTAAGTTCAATGACGGTGAAAAAGCCATGTACCATGTACAGGCAGGGGCTAAAAAAGTAGTCCTGACGGCACCTGGCAAAAACGAAGATGTAACAATTGTGATGGGAGTAAATGAAGAGGCTTACAATAATGAACAGCACGTCATTATTTCAAATGCTTCCTGCACAACAAACTGTCTCGCGCCAGTTGTAAAAGTACTTGACGAGCAATTCGGAATCGAAAACGGATTAATGACGACAGTACATGCTTACACAAATGATCAAAAAAACATAGATAACCCTCATAAAGACCTTCGCAGAGCAAGAGCCTGCGGCCAGTCCATTATTCCAACAACAACAGGAGCAGCAAAGGCACTGTCACTCGTATTGCCGCATCTTCAGGGAAAACTGCATGGGATGGCGCTCAGAGTGCCAACACCTAATGTTTCGCTTGTAGATCTTGTGGTGGATGTGAAGAGGGATGTAACGGTTGAAGAAGTAAGTTCTGCATTTATGACTGCTGCAAGCGGACCTTTACAGGGAGTGCTGGACTTCACGACAGAACCGCTTGTTTCTGTAGATTTCAATACAAACTCCCACTCTGCAATCATTGATGGTTTATCAACAATTGTGATGGCGGGCCGTAAAATAAAAGTGCTGGCCTGGTATGACAATGAATGGGGATATTCTTGCAGAGTCGTTGACCTAGTTCAGTTTGTTGCTTCAAAAATGAAGCGGCTGTCTGCAGTTTAA
- a CDS encoding replication initiation and membrane attachment family protein codes for MDKHWNQLLPVDRYLVKMNGVLQDFDRKVLTLLYQPLLGAKCYGLYMTLWAELEQDRMWSEETTHHGLMSLMQSNLREIYEERIKLEGIGLLKTYQKEQSDTKLYIYELMPPLKPADFFQDGVLNIYLYNRVGKNKYNQLKKFFADSSLSSDLVQITRPFNEVFKSLQPSEMISRLTDEVQEDLEPEKGSEFYHSGEAASPQMTDEVFDFDLFFAGLSEAVIPRKSITKKVKETIKKLSYLYGIGAMEMKNVVMNAIDANETIQIDSLRKAARDWYQFEHGEKLPALADKTQPVLLRSDTSSKKELSQEEMLIRQLDSISPKQFLMDLADGIEPAAADLQIVEEVMFKQKLHPGVVNVLIYYVMLKTDMKLSKTYVQKIASHWARKQVSTVKSAMELAKQEHRQYQEWAEKKTVSKTGRKLIRKEKLPQWLKEDLEKPDTKEEINQTEVDLERKRLEEKIKQYRQQQSD; via the coding sequence ATGGACAAGCATTGGAATCAGTTATTGCCTGTTGATCGGTATTTGGTCAAAATGAATGGTGTCCTGCAGGATTTTGACAGGAAAGTTTTGACGCTGCTTTATCAGCCGCTATTAGGTGCAAAATGCTATGGTCTTTATATGACGCTTTGGGCGGAGCTTGAACAGGACCGGATGTGGAGCGAAGAAACGACACATCATGGACTGATGTCCCTCATGCAAAGCAACCTGAGAGAAATCTATGAAGAGCGGATTAAACTTGAAGGCATCGGATTATTAAAAACATATCAAAAGGAACAAAGTGACACAAAGCTGTACATCTACGAATTAATGCCTCCCCTAAAGCCTGCTGATTTTTTTCAGGATGGGGTATTAAACATTTATTTATATAATCGCGTAGGGAAAAACAAATACAATCAGCTGAAAAAGTTTTTTGCAGACAGCAGTCTGTCTTCTGATCTTGTTCAGATTACCAGGCCGTTTAATGAGGTATTTAAATCTCTTCAGCCGAGTGAAATGATTTCCAGACTCACAGATGAGGTGCAGGAAGACCTTGAACCTGAAAAAGGATCAGAATTTTATCATTCTGGAGAAGCCGCATCGCCTCAGATGACAGATGAAGTGTTTGATTTTGATTTATTTTTTGCAGGTTTGTCTGAAGCTGTCATTCCCAGAAAATCCATAACAAAGAAAGTGAAAGAAACCATTAAAAAGCTTTCTTACTTGTATGGCATAGGTGCAATGGAAATGAAAAATGTCGTGATGAATGCAATTGACGCAAATGAAACAATCCAGATTGACAGTTTGAGAAAAGCTGCAAGAGACTGGTATCAGTTTGAACACGGCGAAAAATTGCCTGCACTTGCCGATAAAACCCAGCCGGTTTTACTAAGATCTGATACTTCCTCAAAAAAAGAACTGTCTCAGGAGGAAATGCTGATCAGACAGCTGGATTCAATATCGCCAAAGCAGTTTTTAATGGATCTGGCAGACGGAATTGAGCCGGCAGCTGCAGATTTACAGATCGTTGAAGAAGTGATGTTTAAGCAAAAGCTTCATCCTGGCGTCGTCAATGTTTTAATTTACTATGTTATGTTAAAAACAGATATGAAGCTATCGAAAACGTATGTGCAAAAAATTGCAAGTCACTGGGCGAGAAAACAAGTATCCACTGTGAAATCGGCTATGGAGCTCGCTAAGCAGGAGCATCGCCAATACCAGGAGTGGGCCGAAAAGAAAACCGTTTCTAAAACAGGCAGAAAGCTGATACGGAAAGAGAAGCTTCCACAGTGGCTTAAAGAAGACCTGGAAAAACCCGATACAAAAGAAGAAATCAACCAAACAGAAGTGGATCTTGAGCGGAAAAGGCTTGAAGAAAAAATAAAACAATACAGACAGCAGCAGTCTGATTAA
- the ytaF gene encoding sporulation membrane protein YtaF, producing the protein MVAAASLFLLAFAVSLDSFSVGFTYGLRKMSMPFKSIVIIACCSAVTLLLAMGAGHLLTSFLPHSLTGKLGGMILIAIGAWVLYQFFQPVKEMTQEESEKTLLNLEIKSFGIVINILSRPTAADIDKSGTITGVEALLLGFALSLDAFGAGIGAALLGYSPILTSLLVAVMSSLFVAFGIKSGHLFSRFAWMDKLTFLPGVLLIILGIWKL; encoded by the coding sequence ATGGTTGCAGCTGCATCACTCTTTTTATTAGCATTTGCAGTAAGTTTGGATAGTTTTTCAGTCGGGTTTACTTATGGATTAAGAAAAATGAGCATGCCATTTAAATCAATCGTTATTATTGCCTGCTGTTCGGCAGTGACTTTGCTTTTAGCGATGGGAGCAGGTCACCTGCTTACGTCATTTCTCCCCCATAGCCTGACTGGAAAACTTGGAGGCATGATCTTAATTGCCATTGGAGCGTGGGTTCTTTATCAGTTTTTTCAGCCGGTAAAAGAAATGACGCAGGAAGAATCGGAGAAAACACTGCTCAACTTAGAGATTAAATCGTTCGGAATCGTGATTAATATATTAAGCAGGCCTACTGCGGCGGATATTGATAAATCAGGAACCATTACAGGAGTAGAGGCCCTGCTGCTGGGTTTTGCGTTATCACTTGATGCATTTGGAGCAGGAATCGGAGCTGCCCTTTTAGGATATTCGCCTATTTTAACAAGCTTGCTGGTAGCTGTTATGAGCTCATTGTTTGTAGCGTTTGGGATAAAATCAGGCCATCTCTTTTCACGGTTTGCCTGGATGGATAAACTCACTTTTTTACCAGGTGTCCTGCTGATTATTTTAGGCATCTGGAAGCTGTAG
- the coaE gene encoding dephospho-CoA kinase (Dephospho-CoA kinase (CoaE) performs the final step in coenzyme A biosynthesis.): protein MTLAIGLTGGIASGKSTVSNMFKDANIPVIDADVIAKQVVEAGEPAYHSVVETFGRSILKDDGAIDREKLGSIVFQNETERKKLNGIVHPAVRREMLKQKEDAERRNEPAVVLDIPLLFESNLAHMADVTVVVYVDPHVQLERLMNRNQLTKQEAEWRIQSQLPLNDKKDKADEVIDNNGSLQSTKRQFEELMKKWNLASN, encoded by the coding sequence GTGACATTGGCGATTGGATTAACAGGAGGCATAGCCAGCGGAAAAAGTACAGTCTCAAACATGTTCAAGGATGCAAATATCCCCGTAATAGATGCAGATGTAATCGCCAAACAAGTAGTGGAAGCAGGAGAACCTGCTTACCATTCAGTGGTAGAAACATTTGGGCGCAGCATCTTAAAAGATGATGGTGCAATTGACCGTGAAAAGTTAGGCAGCATCGTCTTTCAAAATGAAACAGAGCGAAAAAAATTAAACGGCATCGTACATCCCGCAGTCCGAAGGGAAATGCTGAAACAAAAAGAGGATGCCGAAAGAAGAAATGAGCCTGCGGTTGTGCTCGATATTCCTCTCTTATTCGAAAGCAATTTAGCACATATGGCAGACGTAACAGTTGTCGTATATGTAGATCCCCATGTGCAGCTTGAGCGTCTGATGAACCGGAATCAATTGACAAAACAGGAAGCCGAGTGGCGAATACAGTCACAGCTGCCTCTGAACGATAAGAAGGACAAAGCTGATGAAGTGATCGATAACAATGGCTCGCTTCAGTCTACGAAAAGACAATTTGAAGAGTTAATGAAAAAATGGAATCTAGCTTCTAATTGA
- the speD gene encoding adenosylmethionine decarboxylase has protein sequence METMGRHVISELWGCDFDKLNDMEYIEKTFVNAALKSGAEVREVAFHKFAPQGVSGVVIISESHLTIHSFPEHGYASIDVYTCGDLNPNIAADYIAEALGAQTRENIEIPRGMGPVQVKQAQVKAL, from the coding sequence ATGGAAACAATGGGACGACACGTTATCTCAGAATTATGGGGATGCGACTTTGATAAGCTGAACGATATGGAATACATTGAAAAAACGTTTGTAAATGCTGCTTTAAAATCAGGTGCCGAAGTACGCGAGGTTGCCTTTCATAAATTTGCTCCACAAGGTGTAAGCGGAGTTGTTATTATCTCTGAATCACATTTAACCATCCACAGCTTCCCTGAGCACGGATATGCAAGCATCGATGTTTACACATGCGGTGACTTAAATCCAAATATTGCTGCAGACTACATTGCAGAAGCTCTTGGAGCACAAACTCGCGAGAATATTGAAATTCCGCGCGGCATGGGTCCTGTACAAGTTAAACAAGCTCAAGTAAAAGCTCTTTAA
- the dnaI gene encoding primosomal protein DnaI, with protein MESINKTLSGLAGREDFQKRMSAMKAQIMKNPDIQKFLSEHRTEINDEMINRSLIKLYEYIGQSKRCADCPSLSECKNLVEGYHPKLILQGKTIDLKYEVCPMKEAEDERKKHQALIKSMFIPRDILNAKLEDIDLKEDSRIRVVNMVLSFSEEYEAGKHVKGMYLYGSFGVGKTYILGAIANELAKKKIPSMLVYVPEFMRELKSSLHDNSLEDKIDVVKKVKVLMLDDIGAEAMSSWIRDDILGSILQYRMLENLPTFFTSNFSMKDLQSHLSVTQRGEEEPVKSARIMERIKYLADPYELKGRNWRER; from the coding sequence GTGGAATCGATTAATAAAACGTTAAGCGGACTTGCGGGCCGTGAGGATTTTCAAAAACGGATGAGTGCGATGAAAGCACAAATTATGAAGAATCCCGATATTCAAAAATTTCTGAGTGAACATCGTACAGAAATTAATGATGAGATGATTAACAGAAGTCTAATCAAGCTGTATGAATATATCGGCCAAAGCAAGCGGTGTGCAGATTGCCCAAGCCTGTCAGAGTGTAAGAATTTAGTTGAGGGGTATCATCCCAAGCTTATTCTTCAGGGAAAAACGATTGATTTAAAATATGAGGTTTGTCCAATGAAGGAAGCGGAGGATGAACGGAAAAAACATCAGGCTTTAATTAAATCCATGTTTATTCCCCGTGATATACTTAATGCGAAACTTGAAGATATTGACCTTAAAGAAGACAGCAGAATAAGAGTTGTCAATATGGTACTTAGCTTCAGCGAAGAATATGAAGCAGGAAAACATGTAAAGGGAATGTATCTATACGGTTCGTTTGGAGTCGGCAAAACCTATATACTTGGAGCCATTGCGAACGAGCTCGCCAAGAAAAAAATCCCTTCCATGCTCGTCTATGTTCCCGAATTTATGAGAGAGCTGAAGAGCTCACTCCATGACAATTCACTTGAAGACAAGATTGATGTTGTTAAAAAAGTGAAAGTGCTTATGCTCGATGACATTGGCGCAGAAGCGATGTCCAGCTGGATTCGGGATGATATATTAGGCTCTATTCTTCAATATCGCATGCTTGAAAATCTTCCGACATTTTTCACATCAAACTTCAGCATGAAAGATCTGCAGAGTCACTTAAGTGTTACACAGCGCGGGGAAGAAGAACCTGTCAAATCAGCGCGGATCATGGAGAGAATTAAATATCTTGCCGATCCTTATGAGTTAAAAGGACGAAATTGGCGGGAGAGATAA
- a CDS encoding cytosolic protein, protein MSMLRKMKVFLSTGQETSENHYDDALKSHYYKTTAKKAIEAVENTFSKQPGATVTSVSEDRGEISIVIDKPKKALMIITIVSVRPYETAIDFNVSADTKLASDFGFSRKLIIDAYEKLNKALPFIGTGLNPK, encoded by the coding sequence ATGAGCATGCTGCGAAAAATGAAGGTTTTTCTTTCTACAGGTCAAGAAACATCCGAAAATCATTATGACGACGCATTAAAAAGCCATTATTATAAAACAACTGCAAAAAAGGCAATTGAAGCTGTTGAAAATACATTCAGCAAACAGCCCGGTGCGACGGTTACATCTGTTTCAGAAGACCGGGGCGAAATCAGCATTGTGATTGACAAGCCGAAAAAAGCACTGATGATTATAACCATCGTTTCGGTGAGACCTTATGAAACAGCTATTGATTTTAATGTATCAGCAGACACTAAATTGGCAAGCGATTTCGGATTCAGCCGAAAGCTGATTATTGATGCCTATGAAAAGCTGAACAAAGCACTGCCGTTTATAGGAACCGGACTGAATCCAAAGTGA
- the ytxC gene encoding putative sporulation protein YtxC: protein MIEIFFNSPHEAETVHNMLDHERDKWKAEIVRIKEHGIQIVSNDPGEMINVLLIPVIVRYILKYKESHLMLSIIKDKFYFQEPEEQQQIIHIAEAIIEGERSEIPKVDQLPLRETPIYEALADFIKPNLSFALPSFIKFRLHQYVERLNKYIEIAIEEYKLEQEYQTFIQSLRDYAMNRETKVNVLHIVHEKELTVYNEHFAELSQDELMKYIDRSFIHQHPMYIDASLLAPLVSIAPNQIHLYTDSPDFGMVRTIQNIFLERVNIYPRKMAGI from the coding sequence ATGATCGAAATATTTTTCAATTCTCCGCATGAAGCAGAAACAGTCCACAATATGCTTGATCATGAGCGTGATAAATGGAAAGCCGAGATTGTTAGAATAAAGGAACATGGAATCCAGATTGTAAGCAATGATCCAGGTGAGATGATTAACGTCCTTCTGATTCCGGTGATCGTCCGCTACATCCTGAAGTACAAAGAATCTCACCTGATGCTGTCCATCATCAAAGACAAATTCTATTTTCAAGAGCCGGAGGAACAGCAGCAAATTATACATATTGCCGAGGCGATTATTGAAGGAGAACGCAGCGAGATTCCGAAAGTTGATCAGCTTCCGCTAAGGGAAACTCCCATCTATGAAGCTCTAGCCGATTTCATCAAGCCTAATCTGTCTTTTGCTCTTCCATCCTTTATAAAATTCCGTCTTCACCAGTATGTGGAGCGTTTAAATAAATATATTGAGATTGCGATCGAAGAGTACAAGCTCGAGCAGGAATATCAGACATTTATTCAAAGTTTAAGAGATTATGCCATGAACAGGGAAACGAAAGTAAACGTGCTTCACATCGTGCATGAAAAAGAGCTGACAGTTTACAATGAACATTTTGCTGAACTGAGCCAGGATGAGCTGATGAAGTATATTGACAGGTCTTTTATTCATCAGCATCCTATGTACATTGATGCCTCGCTTTTGGCACCGCTGGTGTCAATCGCTCCAAACCAAATTCATTTATATACCGATTCACCAGACTTTGGCATGGTACGGACGATACAGAATATCTTTTTGGAGCGGGTAAACATTTATCCCAGAAAAATGGCCGGTATTTAA